The Lysobacter enzymogenes genome window below encodes:
- a CDS encoding polysaccharide deacetylase family protein gives MSDESHDATPASPPRRRFVRDAALGLAAAAAAGGAAASGAHAAHAAGWASAPRVRGGDADGEHWPEHARLVLSISMQFEAGGEPERGADSPFPDNLPAGLPDLAARTWFQYGYREGVPRLLDLWDKHGLKVTSHMVGAAVLKSPELAREIVRRGHEAAAHGMDWRSQAGMSREQETRFVRDGMDAVERITGQRPRGYNCNWLRRSPHTLSVLRELGLVYHIDDLSRDEPFIVPVDGGDFVVVPYTLHCNDIVLIEGRHFSSRQFCEQLKDEFDQLYAEGATRRRVMSISTHDRIGGRPAVVRALDEFLSYALAQPGVVGARKDALARWTLADRNSRREPAAT, from the coding sequence ATGAGCGATGAATCCCACGACGCGACACCGGCCTCGCCGCCGCGCCGGCGCTTCGTGCGCGACGCCGCGCTCGGCCTCGCCGCCGCCGCGGCCGCGGGCGGCGCGGCCGCCAGCGGCGCGCATGCCGCGCACGCGGCCGGCTGGGCGTCCGCGCCGCGCGTGCGCGGCGGCGATGCCGACGGCGAGCATTGGCCCGAGCACGCGCGCCTGGTGTTGTCGATCTCGATGCAGTTCGAGGCCGGCGGCGAGCCCGAGCGCGGCGCCGACAGTCCGTTTCCCGACAACCTGCCGGCCGGCTTGCCCGATCTGGCCGCGCGCACGTGGTTCCAGTACGGCTATCGCGAAGGCGTTCCGCGCCTGCTCGACCTGTGGGACAAGCACGGCCTCAAGGTCACCTCGCACATGGTCGGCGCGGCGGTGCTGAAATCGCCGGAGCTGGCGCGCGAGATCGTGCGCCGCGGCCACGAAGCCGCCGCGCATGGCATGGACTGGCGCTCGCAGGCCGGTATGAGCCGCGAGCAAGAGACGCGTTTCGTGCGCGACGGCATGGACGCGGTGGAGCGCATCACCGGCCAGCGCCCGCGCGGCTACAACTGCAACTGGCTGCGGCGCAGTCCGCATACGCTGTCGGTGCTGCGCGAGCTGGGCTTGGTCTACCACATCGACGATCTCAGCCGCGACGAACCCTTCATCGTGCCCGTGGACGGCGGCGACTTCGTGGTCGTGCCGTACACCTTGCACTGCAACGACATCGTGCTGATCGAGGGCCGCCATTTCTCCAGCCGCCAGTTCTGCGAGCAGCTCAAGGACGAGTTCGACCAGCTCTACGCCGAAGGCGCGACGCGCCGGCGGGTGATGTCGATCAGCACCCACGACCGCATCGGCGGCCGGCCCGCGGTGGTGCGCGCGCTCGACGAGTTCCTGAGTTACGCCCTGGCCCAGCCCGGCGTGGTCGGCGCACGCAAGGACGCGCTGGCGCGCTGGACCTTGGCCGATCGAAACAGCCGGCGCGAGCCGGCGGCGACCTGA